The Culicoidibacter larvae DNA segment ACCATCAATAATTAATTGTCCATCTTGCAGTGTAGGCATAACATTTATTTCTATTCCATCAGGCTGAGTCAGAATATAAGAAAATGTCATTCCATAATCAACAAATTGATTATACGCAGGATATGCAGCAAAACTATAATCGGTTTCTAAAGGACCAACCGAAGTTAGATTCAAAGCACTTGTTTGATTAGAAAATCGAACAAGTGTAGGAGTTGAAGCATTTCTCGCCACTATATAGTCATACACTTCTTTTGGCAGCGAAGTTAACTTATTGTTATATAAAGGCATATTCCATAGTGTTTTAGATTGTGCGATTCCGCTCGAAACACTGGTTAATTCATTGTTATCCAATAGTAACTGGAATAATCTAGGCATAGTGCCAATACTTGCTGGCACTTCACCATTGAAACGATTACCTGACATACCAATAGTCACGGCATTAGACCACTCACTAATCCAATCAGGAATTGGTCCGCTTAACTGGTTCCAAGAAACCAAAAATGTGGATATTTTTGCTAAATTTCTTAATTCGTCAGGCAATTCACCAGTCAACTTATTTGAAGATAAATCTAAGTTAGTAAGACTGTTAAGATTGCCAATCTCGGCTGGTATTGCACCAGTAAGCTGATTAGTGTTTAAATCAAGAAGCTCCAGTTTTTTTAAATTGCCAATATTAGTTGGAATTGAACCTGTGAACTTATTTTTGGCCAATCTAAGGTCAATCACCGTTGTTAGATTTCCAATTTCTGTTGGAATAACACCGGATAAACCGTTGTTAGATAACGAAAGTTTTTCAATGCTTAACATATTGCCAATTTCAGCAGGGATTTCGCCAGTCAATTTATTTCCATATAGATCTATCGTTGATATATTGATAAAGTTTTCAATTCCATTAAGTGTCCCGGCAATATTTTTTTCTCGCAAAATTATTTCCCCGGTTGCTGCCTGAGCTTCATCAACGCTAATAAATCCATCACCATCTAAATCAAATTCTGGATACAGTAATAAAATCGCATCATGCAATTCCACACTACCAGACCCAAATGCCCAATCTACCGGTGCTTCAACCGGATTACTAGTCGCCTGAACCGTTATTGGACTGTTTGTATTTACAAGAATATTTGCAAAAATGAAGGTAGATACAAATAATATGGCCCCTACAGCATTCTTGATTTTCATCATAATTATTCCCCCCTGTTTATTTAATGAAAAATATACCAACTTATAATAGCATAGCTTTACCAGTTTTAATGATTTTCTTATAAAAAAACATTTTTCACTTTTCAATCACACTACTATGTATTTTTCTTTTGACGGAATAATCCAACAGAGCTACTCAAAAACACCAATAAAACAAATAAAAAGACCAGAGTTAACCCACTCTGATCTTTCTGCATATCTGATTGCCAAGCACATATATTGGCGAATTTTGAATGATTCTGCTCCGTGTCTCATGGTCACGTATTTTAGATACGCTCCCACTCGATACTCACAGAATAATCCAAACTTCACTCAATCTATGCGCTTGGTTGATTCAATTGACAACTGAGCCGAAGTCTCAGTTGTTTAGCATGCAAAGCATGCTCATTTTGTGAAAAACAGGAAACCCAAACAAGCAAAAGCTGCTATAAACTATTAAAAAAACTTTTCAACTCCTGCTTCTTTACCGCCGGCAAACTATGCCAGCGAACCCCTTCAATTGCACCTTCGAGCGCATACAACATATCCAAACATGCACCAGGATCGCGCAAACGCACTGCTAAAAAAGCATCCATACTCCCCGTAGCAATCAGTTTTTCCGGTGTATCAATGCCGACATCAATCAACCGCGTTGCAGCAACCTTCCCAATATTGGTCATCGCCATCAAC contains these protein-coding regions:
- a CDS encoding TfoX/Sxy family protein, which encodes MNELMAMTNIGKVAATRLIDVGIDTPEKLIATGSMDAFLAVRLRDPGACLDMLYALEGAIEGVRWHSLPAVKKQELKSFFNSL